In Leptolyngbya sp. O-77, the genomic window CCCCCGTTTTGCCGCCAATGGACGCATCCACCATCGCCAGCAGCGAGGTTGGCACTTGCACAAACCGGATGCCCCGCAGCCAGGTGGCCGCCGCAAAACCCGCCATGTCGCCTACCACGCCGCCACCCAGCGCCACAATTGCCGACGATCGCTCTAGCCGATGGGCCAGCGCTGCGTCATACAGCTTTTGAATCGAACCCAGCGTCTTGTAGCGCTCGCCCGCCGGAATTAGCGCGTGGCACACGTCGAAGCCTGCCGCCTCCAGCGAGGCGATCGCCCCTTCGCCATAGCGCCGAAAAATCATCGGGTTCGACACCAGCATCAGCTTGCGCCCCAGTCCCAACGGCTGAAGCCAGGTTCCCAATTGCGACACACTACCAGGGGCGATCGCCACCTCGTAGGAATTTTGCGGCAGATCCACCGAAATCACAGCGTTCATCAATCCTGCTTCGCTCCGTAGGACTGCCAATAGCCTAGGGTTTCATCCTTGGGCGGCCCCCCTACAGGCGGCGGTATGACCTGTCCCGCAGCATGGGTCGGCGGCACCCAGCTAATCGGCGGTGGCAGCACCTTTTCGGTCGAGCCACCCCCCACCGGCGGCGGCACTGCGTGGGGTAGCGGCTGGGAACCCACTGGCGGCGCAATGCTGTAATCCGATGGGTATGCGCCTACCGGCGGCGGCAGGTGCGGCTGCGGCGGACGTGAGCCAATCGGCGGCGCAACCGCGTATTCCGCAGGCGTAGCACCGACTGGGGGACGCACAGACATTCCCGCAGGCTGGGCCCCGTGCGCTCCAACTGGGGGGGCGATCGCATAATCCGACGGATACGCCCCCACCGAGGGCGGCCGGTGATAGTCCACTGGCGAAGCTCCTATCGGCGGCGACACAGGCGACCCGACCGGGCGCGACCCGATCGGCGGTGTTATGTAAGAATCCACTGGACGCGACCCAATGGGGGGTGCAATGGGCAAATCCATCGGGCGCGACCCAATCGGGGGCTGAATTGGCAAGTTCGCAGGAGTCGAGCCAATCGGCGGCTGAATCGTTGAACCGACCGGGCGTGACCCAATAGGGGGTGCAATGGGCAAATCCACTGGACGCGACCCAATCGGCGGCTGAATTGGTAAATTCGCGGGAGTCGAGCCAATCGGCGGCGGCACAGTTGCGCCCACCGGGCGTGATCCAATCGGCGGCTGAATTGGTAAATTTGCAGGAGTTGACCCAATCGGCGGCTGAATCGTTGTACTCACCGGACTTGACCCGATCGGCGGCTGAATCGGCAAGTTTACAGGACGCGATCCAATCGGCGGCTGAATCACTTCGCCCACCGGACGCGACCCGATCGGCGGTACGATTGGCAACTCTGTGGGACGCGATCCGATCGGCGGCTGAATCGTTGCACTCACCGGACTTGACCCGATCGGCGGCTGAATTGGTAAATTCGCAGGAGTCGATCCAATTGGCGGCTGAATCGGCAAGTTTACAGGACGCGATCCAATTGGCGGCTGAATCGGCAGGTTTGCGGGGGTTGACCCGATCGGCGGCGAAATGGGTCGATATTCGATTGGGTAAAGCGGCAGATTCGCAGAGGTCTGGTGTGCGGATGCCTGGGTGGGGGGAACAGGCTCCACGGGTGGCGACCACCCCTTGGGCGGCGGAATCTGGTAGGGACCGTTGATGAATTCCACGGGATACCTCGGAAGAAATCTGAAGAGACAAAGCTCGAGGGACACTAGGCGATCGCCCCTCTATCCCAATCGGCGAAACGCTGCAATGCGCTTCACTGCGTGTCATGATTTTTGCATATTTCGCAGACCGACTGCACCGACAGACGCAATTCGCCATGAGTGCCACGAATCTACCGCCCCTCACGGTCGAAACCGTGTGGGCCATCCTCAACGACACCCTCGACGATGCCACTGCCAATCGACTGGTGTGGCAGTGCCTAGGCTATCGCCAGCGCGAAGACGGCTCCTGGGACACCGCCGCCGTATCCGAAGACTGGCGCAGCGCCTATCCAGAGCCGCCCGACTTTATCGACAGCCGCCCGGCTACCGTCAAGCTGACCCGCTCCATCGCGCCCGAAAACAAGCAGCTTTTGAAAGAGCGACTCGGCTTTGGCGGCTATAAGGTGGGTGAACTCGTGCCCCGCAAAACGCGCCGCGCCACGATCGCCAACTGGCTATTGGGCTACATGAAAGACCAGCAGACCGAGCAGAATCTCTCCGGCTAACCTGCCGCTATGCGGTTGGGCATTATTCGAGCAAAACTATTCGGGCAAAACTATTCAGGCAAAACGTTGATCTTGCCGCGACAGACCAAGTGGCGATCGCCCAACTCTAGGTCTTGAATTTCCACGTCGCTGCCCAACTCCAGCGGAAACCCGTCCAGATCGTGCAGCGCCAGTCCGCGCTTTGCCTTGGGCGTAGGCAGCCACTCCGGATTCACCAGATGAAGTTGCTGCCCGTTCGTGGTGCGGAGTCCGGTGCGGATGATGAAGGGAACCGGACTGCCCTGATTGCTCGACACCAGCGCCGCACCCAGCGTCAACAGTCCTGGGGCAATTTTGGCGCGAAAATCATCCAGCAAAATCGGCGTTTTTCCATCGGGTGTCACCAAATCTGGTGCGGCTCCCGCCTTCAGCAGATTCAGCAGCAGATCGTTCACCACGCCCGCCAGCAGCGGCCCCTGGAGCGAGTCGTTCAGGTCTTGCTGCGACAGGCGCACCTCTGCCTGCACCGGGACGGCTCGCTCTAGCTGAAGCGGCTTACCCCGCAAGATTTGCCGAAAGTTGACCTTGATGCCGCGACCGACCAGCGTGATGCGCTCCAGGTATAGCCCGCGATAGACCACGTTTCGCGCCGAAATCGTGACGCGGGGAATCAGACCCGTTAGCAACTGGCGATCGCCCCCCTCTATCAACAAATTTAGGTCGTCTACGTGTTCGACCTGCGATCGCAGCCATAGCCGCAGCGCCGGAGTCAGAATCGTGCTGATGATGTGGCTCTGGCGCGGCACGGGCAGGTTGCGATCCGGATCGGGCAAACTTACCGGAGCCTGCGGGTCGAGCGCCGGAGCCTCGTAGTCGGCCGTAGTCGGGTCGGAGGATTGCGGTTGAAAATGGGTCATCGGGCCTACAGATTCGCTTTCTCCAGTGTAGCGCCCGCGTCATCCCCCCCTTCCAGCCGCATCCGAGTAGGGATTGCCCCACCTTTGGGGTTTGGTTGGATGCAGGAACCCGTGTCTTACAGCCCATACAACGGATTGAGGATGTGGCAAAGAGGACGATGATGCGATGATGGGAACGGTAATTTTTCCACCTCTCCCCCGCCGGCGCTGACCCATGACCTCGTTCGCGTTCCCCCACCTCCGCCCCTGGCTCCAGCACCTCGACAAACGCCCGACGCTGAAATGGGGGCTGGTGGCGGCGTGGCTGGGGCTGCTCTGCGGGTTGGGCTTCTTCTGGCAACTGGGCAGCATTGGGCTAGTGGACGAAACCGAGCCACTGTTTGCCGAAGCGACGCGCCAAATGGTGGAAACGGGCGACTGGATCACGCCGTACTTTAATGAAAAGCCGCGTTTCGACAAGCCGCCGCTGATCTACTGGCTGATGGCGATCGCCTACAAAACGCTTGGGGTCAACGAATGGGCCGTCCGGCTGCCCTCTGCCCTATCCGCTTCGGCGCTGGTGGTCTTCGGCTTTTTCACCCTGCTGCGGTTTGGCTATTCTCGACCCGGCTTGTCCGCAAAGGCAGAGCAAGATGGTGAAGCGGCGATCGCCCCATCCCCGCCATCCCCCAAGTTCCACTGGTTCCCCGCCTTCCTCGGCTCTGGGCTGATGGCGCTGAATCTGCAAACCATTGCCTGGGCGCGGACGGGTGTTTCGGATATGCTGCTGAGCGCCTGCGTCGGCGGGGCGCTGCTGGCGTTTTTCTGGGGCTATGCCTCGTCGCCAGATTCACTGAGGGCAAAAGAGCGCTGGTATCTGGCGTTTTTTGTGCTGTGTGGGCTGGGCGTGCTGACGAAGGGGCCGGTGGGCGTGGTGCTGCCGGGGGCGACGGTGGCGGCGTTTTTGCTGTATCTGGGCAATGGGCGAACTGTGCTGAGGGACATGCGCCCGGTGCGGGGCGGGCTGGTGTTTTTGGCGATCGCCCTACCCTGGTATCTCCTCGTCACCTATGCCAACGGTGAGAAATTCATCAACGCCTTCTTTGGCTATCACAACGTCGAGCGCTTTACCCGCGTCGTGAACCAGCACCGTGCGCCCTGGTATTTCTACGTTGTTGTGCTGCTGGTGGGGTTTGCGCCTTATTCCGCGCATTTGCCTGGGGCGATCGCCCGGTTGCGGTTTTGGCGACGAGGCCGCTGGCAGGCAGAAGACCGCCGCACCCAGCTTGGGCTATTTGCGCTGATCTGGGCGGCGGTGATTTTTGGCTTTTTCACTATCGCCGTCACTAAGTTGCCCAGCTATGTGCTGCCGCTCTATCCGGCGATCGCCATTCTGGTCGCGCTGTTTTGGCGTGATCTGCTGCTGCATCGACCCCGCGCTGGCTGGGGCATGGCGCTGAGCAACGGGCTAAATCTGCTGCTGCTGGCGGCATTGGCGATCGCCAGCTACAACAGCGCCCCCTGGCTGGATAGCGACAACGCCGTGCGGGGGCTGGAGGAAGCCATCACCCGGTCGGGGCTGCCCATCGTGGGCACACTGATCTGGGGGCTGGCGCTGCTGGGGGCGATCGCCCTGCTAATCCGACGACAGGGGCGCTGGCTGTGGGGCGTAAACCTGGCGGCACTGGCGCTGACGCTGCTTCTGTTTGTGTTTCCGCTGATGGATATTCTAGACATTCATCGCCAACTGCCCCTGCGTCAGCTTGCCGCCGAAATTGTGGCACAGCAGCGCCCCGACGAGCCAATCATGATGGCGGGCTTGCACAAGCCGAGTCTGGTGTTTTATGGACATCGACCGATTTTCTTTGCCCAGCGCCAGGAAACGGCGATCGCCTACATTCGTCGCCAGTCAAGAGAGCGAAGCGATCCGCCGTCGATGCTGCTGGTGGGGCTGGGCTACAAAATCGAAGACCTGAACCTGCCACCGGAGCAGATGACGCTGCTAGCCGAAGCCGGCAAGTATGACTTGGTACGCCTGCAACTGCCTGTGGCGCTGCCGCCGCCCCCGTCAAACTAAACGCTTCTCCAAAATCCGCTCAGAACTTGCGGCCCCGATCTGCCTTTGCTGTTCGAAGAGTCGTATGAGCCGGGGTTGCAGTTGATTGCCAAAAGCAAAAAGAACATGAAAAACCGCTTGGTGAAGCTGATGGGCAAGATTTTGCTTCACAAGCGGGCCTTGCTTGAAACCGTCAAGACTACTCAAGAACTTTTGTTGGCTTGAACATTCGCAACACCGTAGCGTGTTCAACTTCCTCGTGAACCTATTGGCAGGATTGACGGCCTATCCCGACCAGCCCCCAAAACCTGCCCTTGATCCAGAGGATAAAGGCTGGTCTGCTCTCCCTCCTACTGCCTTCCAAGCGATCGAACTCACGTTAACCAACCATCCAAAATTGCTAATCCAAAATCCAACATCGCAATCAGTCAGGTTCCACACTGGATTCACACCAGAGATTTTATACAAAAAGGCTCCAGGGTTGCAGCAATGCCGCCAACTGGAGCCTACGATTCAAGACAAATATTTAAGACAAATTCTGAGCGCAAACCTGCTAAATCAGGGCGTACTTCAATCGTCAACTGTCGTCAACTTTTCTCAGTCGATTTTTCTAGATCGAAGAACCAATGCCTGCATAGGCACCATAGAAAAACAGACCCACGATTGCAATCACGCCAAGGCCCGCAATCGTCCCGACAACCCACAGCGGAATTCTGCCATTTGACAACATAATGTCTCTCCGAAACTCTCCTAACCTGACCAAAAACACAGCTAAATCAAATCTGAAAGTTGAGTACTAGAACAGCTTGTTAGCAGGCATGAAGACTCATTTCGGCTAACAAGCGATCGCCCTAGTTAAAGAAGTAGCTAGAAAAAAGGATGCCGAGCGTAAAGACTAGCAAAAGACCCAAGTACAAAGAGGTGCGGTTTAGCTCGACAGGCTGATTGTTTGGATTGGGTGTGCGCTCCATGATACTCTCCTATCGCTGGATAAACTGCATTGCGGCGATCGCCCCCAGGAAGAATACTGAGGGCACGGCTAGCGTGTGAACCGCCAGCCAGCGAACGGTAAAAATGGGGTAAGAAACTGGTTGATTCGGGTTATTGCTCGTCATAATAAGCCGTCACTTGCTACTTCAAAAATTCTTGGATTTGTTCTTTTGCCATGAACCGATCTCGCACAATGGGCAATTCCTGACGTTCTTGTGTGAAGTATTCATTCGGACGGGGCGTACCGAACACGTCGTAGGCCAAACCCGTGCTGACAAACAGCCACCCAGCAATAAACAAAGCCGGAATGGTAATGCTGTGAATTACCCAGTACCGGATGCTTGTAACAATGTCTGAAAATGGACGTTCTCCAGTGCTACCAGCCATTCAGATCCCTCCCAAAGAAACAACGAAATACTAACTTTCATCATACGAGAGCAGGGGAAGAGTCACAACCTTATGAACCTACCTCTTGTTCATCCTCGAAGTGAAATTTCTCTAAGCTCAAGCTGCCTTTGCTTTTGCGGCTGTGTCTGCATCGTAGCGCAACAGAGTCCCTTCCTGTCCAAGAATAAAGCCGCGATCGGGTGAATCGAACACAATCCTATAGAAGTTAGAAGGCACATCTTCGACCGCGCGATCCTTCTGCCAAGTCTGTCCACCATCGTTGCTGTAAAGCAAGTTGCCGCTGCCACCCGCAACCCAAATCTCGTTAGGAGTCCGATAGGCTAGATCAAGCAAGCCCCAGCTTGTGGCAAACTCTGGTGCAACCTGCTCTCCCCAGGCTTCGTAATCTTCAGAATCGCTGAACTGTACCAGCCCGCCCCGCGCCAGCAGCCACAGCCGACCATCCTTCGCAAAGCCCATATTTTGCAGGCGACGGGAACTAGTGCGGTTGTGGGGCTGCCAAGCATCTTGACCCGGCTCCCAGGTGGAATAGAAGTTTCCACGGGCCGAAACCGCCACATAGCGTCCATCGTCCGACCGAGAGATGTTGCGAACCACGCCGACTGCTTCCTGCACCATTGCCTGCCAAGAGCGTCCGCCATCCTTGGTCTGGTAGATGGCTCCGATATCAGTGGTCATTTCAGCGGTATTGGGGCCGAGCGCTTTCACCGTGTTTGGCGAACCCGGTAGCTGGGCGCTCAGCGGCACCCGCAGCCAGGATTTGCCGCCATCGGTCGTGTGCAGCAAGATCGAGGGTTGCCCCGCAATCCAGCCTTCCTCTCCAGCAAAGCTGACGGATGTGAAGCTGT contains:
- a CDS encoding DUF1823 family protein; amino-acid sequence: MSATNLPPLTVETVWAILNDTLDDATANRLVWQCLGYRQREDGSWDTAAVSEDWRSAYPEPPDFIDSRPATVKLTRSIAPENKQLLKERLGFGGYKVGELVPRKTRRATIANWLLGYMKDQQTEQNLSG
- a CDS encoding DUF2993 domain-containing protein; its protein translation is MTHFQPQSSDPTTADYEAPALDPQAPVSLPDPDRNLPVPRQSHIISTILTPALRLWLRSQVEHVDDLNLLIEGGDRQLLTGLIPRVTISARNVVYRGLYLERITLVGRGIKVNFRQILRGKPLQLERAVPVQAEVRLSQQDLNDSLQGPLLAGVVNDLLLNLLKAGAAPDLVTPDGKTPILLDDFRAKIAPGLLTLGAALVSSNQGSPVPFIIRTGLRTTNGQQLHLVNPEWLPTPKAKRGLALHDLDGFPLELGSDVEIQDLELGDRHLVCRGKINVLPE
- a CDS encoding ArnT family glycosyltransferase, with the translated sequence MTSFAFPHLRPWLQHLDKRPTLKWGLVAAWLGLLCGLGFFWQLGSIGLVDETEPLFAEATRQMVETGDWITPYFNEKPRFDKPPLIYWLMAIAYKTLGVNEWAVRLPSALSASALVVFGFFTLLRFGYSRPGLSAKAEQDGEAAIAPSPPSPKFHWFPAFLGSGLMALNLQTIAWARTGVSDMLLSACVGGALLAFFWGYASSPDSLRAKERWYLAFFVLCGLGVLTKGPVGVVLPGATVAAFLLYLGNGRTVLRDMRPVRGGLVFLAIALPWYLLVTYANGEKFINAFFGYHNVERFTRVVNQHRAPWYFYVVVLLVGFAPYSAHLPGAIARLRFWRRGRWQAEDRRTQLGLFALIWAAVIFGFFTIAVTKLPSYVLPLYPAIAILVALFWRDLLLHRPRAGWGMALSNGLNLLLLAALAIASYNSAPWLDSDNAVRGLEEAITRSGLPIVGTLIWGLALLGAIALLIRRQGRWLWGVNLAALALTLLLFVFPLMDILDIHRQLPLRQLAAEIVAQQRPDEPIMMAGLHKPSLVFYGHRPIFFAQRQETAIAYIRRQSRERSDPPSMLLVGLGYKIEDLNLPPEQMTLLAEAGKYDLVRLQLPVALPPPPSN
- a CDS encoding transposase — its product is MLFEESYEPGLQLIAKSKKNMKNRLVKLMGKILLHKRALLETVKTTQELLLA
- a CDS encoding photosystem II reaction center protein J, giving the protein MLSNGRIPLWVVGTIAGLGVIAIVGLFFYGAYAGIGSSI
- a CDS encoding photosystem II reaction center protein L codes for the protein MERTPNPNNQPVELNRTSLYLGLLLVFTLGILFSSYFFN
- the psbF gene encoding cytochrome b559 subunit beta; the encoded protein is MTSNNPNQPVSYPIFTVRWLAVHTLAVPSVFFLGAIAAMQFIQR
- the psbE gene encoding cytochrome b559 subunit alpha encodes the protein MAGSTGERPFSDIVTSIRYWVIHSITIPALFIAGWLFVSTGLAYDVFGTPRPNEYFTQERQELPIVRDRFMAKEQIQEFLK
- a CDS encoding photosynthesis system II assembly factor Ycf48 — encoded protein: MNRLFLSFRRIFILLAVLILSTGCSRGYLPSMSFNPWQVVELPTTATLSDVAFVGNSPHGWLVGKSATLLETQDGGKTWELRSLDLGDDLSYSFTSVSFAGEEGWIAGQPSILLHTTDGGKSWLRVPLSAQLPGSPNTVKALGPNTAEMTTDIGAIYQTKDGGRSWQAMVQEAVGVVRNISRSDDGRYVAVSARGNFYSTWEPGQDAWQPHNRTSSRRLQNMGFAKDGRLWLLARGGLVQFSDSEDYEAWGEQVAPEFATSWGLLDLAYRTPNEIWVAGGSGNLLYSNDGGQTWQKDRAVEDVPSNFYRIVFDSPDRGFILGQEGTLLRYDADTAAKAKAA